The Suncus etruscus isolate mSunEtr1 chromosome 7, mSunEtr1.pri.cur, whole genome shotgun sequence genome includes a window with the following:
- the PTCHD3 gene encoding patched domain-containing protein 3: MLTGNQEPETGNRWVDRTWAFSLVSAIQLLLPGNCLSCPEMQPSIPEILPSEASRDKYESKSAPEQEPTPNRELEPSQPPPSSKPPLTQTSQSPQEPKQGPDSSPPKSSEIPKDRRWNTNCLEAPLAQNFQKLGKVLGADPWPFLLVPLAMTALLGCGFIYLPKEEIDDQEQHYTPIASLAKGERRFVQTYFFNPDNEHFFPSRQSQETHFLSVIVVKKKGQLMQPETFEKINRLDLDVRSVEATAENGSKITFEQVCASYNKQCVVHNPLLSLWLRKGDINLSEITYPIYYYNLNKMLVLAGYVGGPFLKPYEQNGKASSKIQALRLLYFLKTENPVDKEQSQLWLVAFLEKINDIKQNLDQNIQVVYFTSLSRLREFEKTAKTVIPLFYIAYALIILFAVTSCYRTSCLRNKMGVAICGVFCVALSVISGFGLLLFLGVPFVLIVANAPFLILGVGVDDMFIMISAWQGSIFMENVSQRMAGIYSKVAVSITITTVTNVLAFYTGALTSFRSVQYFCVYTGTALIFCYLYNITCFGAIMALDGRREVICLRWMQSTELTPNHRWYSLKKTCCLLPDSDESEDHHMHPVNLFFRDYFGPFITHPVSKVFVVFIYILYILSSIYGCFQVQEGLDLRNLASDDSYIKPYFDVEEENFSHFGPRVMVVITKPLDYWNKDTREKLDKCLKDFEENSYIDGNLTEFWLKAYIVYLEAQSKDPNNQKVFFDELGPFLKVKNMFQFDVNITKHLDQEIQASRAFIQSIGISSSTSKKKMLIQLRNIAEKCEIPLLVYCKEFIYYDQYAVVIENTIRNVIIASIIMFFVSLLLIPNPLCSLWVTFAIASVIVGVTGFMAFWNVNLDTISMINLVVCIGFSFDFSAHISYAFVCSSKPSANQKSIEALHKLGYPVIQSAVSTVIGVCVLGVAKAYIFRTFFKIMFLVMVFGAAHGLIFIPVFLTFF, translated from the exons ATGTTGACCGGAAACCAGGAACCGGAAACCGGAAACCGTTGGGTTGACCGGACTTGGGCGTTCTCTCTGGTGTCAGCCATTCAGCTGCTACTGCCTGGAAATTGCCTTTCCTGTCCAGAAATGCAACCCAGTATCCCCGAGATTCTTCCCAGCGAGGCCAGTAGGGATAAATATGAGTCAAAAAGTGCACCAGAGCAGGAGCCCACCCCCAATCGGGAGTTAGAGCCTTCCCAACCGCCACCATCGAGTAAGCCCCCCCTGACACAAACTAGTCAGTCCCCCCAGGAACCCAAGCAGGGGCCAGACTCTAGCCCCCCAAAATCTTCTGAAATACCCAAAGACAGGCGCTGGAACACGAACTGCCTGGAAGCCCCCCTCGCCCAGAACTTCCAAAAGCTGGGCAAGGTATTAGGTGCAGATCCCTGGCCTTTCCTGCTGGTGCCTTTGGCCATGACTGCTCTTCTTGGCTGTGGCTTTATTTACCTACCCAAGGAAGAAATAGATGATCAGGAACAACATTACACCCCCATAGCAAGTCTAGCCAAGGGAGAGAGGAGATTCGTGCAAACCTACTTCTTCAACCCAGACAATGAACACTTCTTCCCCtccaggcagagccaggagacccATTTCTTGTCTGTGATCGTGGTCAAAAAGAAAGGACAGTTGATGCAGCCTGaaacttttgaaaaaattaatcgTTTGGACTTGGATGTGAGGTCTGTGGAAGCAACAGCTGAAAATGGATCCAAGATCACATTTGAGCAAGTGTGTGCTTCTTACAACAAACAATGTGTGGTGCACAATCCACTCCTTTCCCTCTGGCTGAGAAAGGGAGATATCAATCTGTCAGAAATCACCTACCCCATCTACTATTATAATTTAAACAAGATGCTGGTCTTGGCAGGCTACGTTGGAGGGCCCTTCTTAAAGCCGTATGAGCAAAATGGTAAAGCAAGTTCAAAGATCCAAGCCCTTAGGTTGCTGTACTTCCTAAAAACAGAGAACCCAGTGGACAAGGAGCAGAGCCAATTGTGGCTGGTGGCATTCCTGGAGAAAATTAATGACATTAAACAGAATCTTGATCAGAACATCCAG GTGGTCTACTTTACATCCCTTTCCCGTCTGAGGGAATTTGAGAAAACAGCTAAGACAGTGATCCCTTTGTTTTACATTGCTTATGCTCTGATCATATTATTTGCAGTCACATCATGCTacag GACCAGCTGTTTACGAAACAAAATGGGTGTTGCCATCTGTGGAGTATTTTGTGTTGCCTTGTCAGTGATAAGTGGCTTTGGACTGCTGTTGTTCCTTGGGGTGCCATTTGTGCTCATAGTTGCAAATGCGCCATTTCTCATTCTAG gtgTCGGTGTTGATGATATGTTTATCATGATTTCTGCCTGGCAGGGAAGCATCTTCATGGAGAATGTATCACAGCGAATGGCTGGTATCTATTCAAAGGTGGCAGTGTCCATTACTATCACCACCGTAACTAATGTTTTGGCCTTCTATACAGGAGCTCTGACCTCTTTCAGGTCTGTAcagtatttttgtgtttatacAGGAACAgccttaattttttgttatttatataacaTCACTTGTTTTGGGGCAATTATGGCCCTGGATGGTAGAAGAGAAGTAATTTGTCTACGCTGGATGCAAAGCACAGAACTAACTCCCAACCACAGATGGTATTCATTAAAAAAGACCTGCTGTCTCCTACCAGACTCTGATGAGAGTGAAGATCACCACATGCATCCGGTAAATTTGTTCTTTAGGGACTATTTTGGACCTTTTATTACACACCCTGTATCAAAAGTTTTTGTagtgttcatatatattttatatatcctgtCTAGCATATATGGATGTTTTCAAGTACAGGAAGGTTTAGATCTTCGAAATTTAGCAAGTGATGATTCCTATATCAAACCATATTTTGATGTGGAAGAAGAAAATTTTTCACACTTTGGTCCAAGGGTAATGGTTGTTATTACTAAGCCTCTAGACTACTGGAATAAAGATACCAGGGAAAAGTTGGACAAATGTCTGAAGGATTTTGAAGAGAATAGCTATATAGATGGAAATCTTACAGAGTTTTGGTTAAAGGCATATATAGTCTACTTAGAAGCTCAAAGCAAAGATCCAAATAATCAAAAAGTATTTTTTGACGAACTTGGCCCCTTCTTAAAAGTCAAGAATATGTTTCAGTTTGATGTCAATATTACCAAACATCTAGACCAAGAAATTCAAGCTTCCCGGGCCTTCATACAGAGCATAGGCATTTCCTCTTCAACCAGTAAGAAGAAAATGTTGATACAATTACGAAACATCGCTGAAAAGTGTGAAATTCCTTTACTGGTTTATTGCAAGGAGTTTATATATTATGATCAATATGCTGTGGTAATTGAAAACACTATTCGAAACGTCATTATTGCATCAATAATTATGTTCTTTGTTTCACTACTCTTAATTCCTAATCCGCTGTGTTCCTTGTGGGTGACTTTTGCTATTGCTTCTGTGATTGTGGGAGTAACAGGTTTCATGGCATTCTGGAACGTCAATCTTGATACCATCTCCATGATTAATCTTGTCGTTTGTATAgggttttcttttgatttttccgCACACATTTCTTATGCATTTGTTTGCAGTTCCAAACCCTCAGCAAACCAAAAATCAATTGAGGCATTGCATAAGCTGGGCTACCCAGTGATACAAAGTGCAGTTTCAACAGTGATTGGGGTTTGTGTGTTAGGGGTAGCTAAAGCGTACATCTTTAGGACATTTTTTAAGATTATGTTTCTTGTTATGGTATTTGGGGCTGCTCATGGCCTAATTTTCATTCCGgtattcttaacatttttttga